The nucleotide sequence CTTGACATCAACCTACAGctgtccaaagtccaaacaagCATGTGGAAAACAACAAAAACAGATTACAAACAAGCTTTGAGAAACGGGAACATATACTCTACTCCATAGCTCAGGTACCGTTTAGATGACAAATTTTTTTATGAAAtgtcactgtagcactttcgttgttacttgataattaatgtttaatcatagtctaattaggcttaaaagattcgtctcgtgaatttcgtctaaactgtgtaattagttttatcttttatttatatttaatgcttcatacatgtgtccaaagattcgacgaaaaattttaaaaaatttggTATTTTGGAGTAAAACTAAATAGGGCCTCAGTAAGGACCTGACATCAAGGGCAGCAAGTACATTTTCTGCGGCGCTTTAAACAGCCTGTCGATATATACAGTCTGTGATACAGTATATTAATTCAGGAATACGACAGTGCCATTCAATTGCAGGTGTACGGGACTACAGGCACAGACCTCGTTCCGGTTGGGGCATTTGATCTGGATCAAATGGCTCTGTTTTGGCATACTTATTGCTGCTATGGCTGATTTATAGtgttaatttattgtgagagaaaaacactgttttatgACTAAAAAAGTAGAGCTGATTCAGGCCTTGGTGGCTTCATGACTGTAAAAATCCGTGGAGCTGGCAGCTGTGAAAGGTAGAAGACGAAATTGTTCGGACAAAGAAAGATAGAAGATGAATTCAGATTCAAAGTAAAGGGCAGAAAAATAATCATAGTGTCAGGATTCACTCCAATTTAATACGGTCACTTGCCGCAAATTGCTGAAGTCGGCTTTGCTTTGTCTAATCCCTATAACCTATTGATACTGTTAAAGTCAGTTACAGCTAGCAATGCTGTGATTGTAACAGTTCATATTACAGGTATGGTTGAAACAATAAACACCGAAAAGCATCCAGTGGTAATGCCTAAACAAAATTACTGCTTGGTAGCaaaattaccaaaaaaaaaaacaaaaaaaatggctCACCCAAACCAGGTGCCATACACTCATACAGGAGCATGGTTCACTACTTCACCTGGAGCTGGAGCCAGCTCATCGGAGAGAACTGTGGCTGGCATCCTCTCTTGTAACAAAGgtctcgttcgctggtctgaactttgactgaaactgactgaaaaatactgttccgactgaattgttgtgagagaaaaatactgttccgactgaaaaaacaaatcaaatttaagacaagcgaacggggccaaagccGTGGCCTAGGTTGTCAGGTTGTCAGGTATTAAGGCAACTAACCTAGGAGTATTGGTAAAAATAACTTCCACCAACATGGAACAAAAATCCCATTATGGTAAAAGTTAACCGCGTCCCTGGGATCCATCTTGCTCACCCATTTCTTTAATTAATCAAACAGTCGAAACACTCTCCCCCTCCCCCATTTTTCAACGGTTGGTAGACTGTAAATAAAAGCATAAACAAACAGCTAATGGCCCCTCAACAAGctatatatatttaaaaaaatCCTGGAGCAGAACCaaacctctctctcctccctaaCCCCAGCCGGTGTGCTGCTGCGGCTGCCCCAGCAGCTATTGGAGCTCAACCATCCAGAACTCCAGGCCGCTAGCGGTTCGTTGATAGAAACCCTCCTGCTTCCCTTCCTGCACACCACATCTCAATCTTTGCCGCGACTTCCCGATCTGCGGTACTTCCGGCATCGCGAGCCGAAGTTTGCCACCGATCCATTAGGTCCTTTGCATTCCTTTTCCTCCAGCGCCGGCAAAGCTTCCATCTTTTCGCCAACGGACTTGACTTGAGAAATGGGGTGCATGACGCTCCTTGGAGTAGACGCAAGCTTTATGGAAGGTCAGATTCTTGTTTTTCATCAATTCATTAATGTATGGAGCGGATCGGCTGTTGAATCGGCCCCTGTTTCTGTTTCTTTTTCGTTCATATATAAGTTAAAAAATCTCTCTTTCTTTTTACTTTATCTAGTTATTAGATGCGTATTGCTTCCTATTTATGTAACTTCCAATTGGGTATATTCATGttgtttgatttgaattcgtcGATTCTCGATAGACATCCTTGTTTCTGTTTCTTATTCTTAGTttcgttcatatatatatatatttttaaaaatcTCTCCTTTTCGTTTTACTTTATTTGATTTGATGCGTATTGCTTTCTATTTTATATAGCTTTCATTTGGGTATATGTGTGCCTTTTGATTTGAATGAATCGATTTTCGATTGACATGGATCTCAATAGACCTCGTAGTCCattctctctcttttcttttcttttgaaggaTAAAGAAGTTCATTGTTACATACACACTCCGATCTCCATTACGATTTTTGGTCCTTAACTACCCAGATTTCTGAGCATGCCCTTGATTATGTTTATGCAGATTTCTAGTATATCTTTTTTTACTAGACTGCCCAAAGGACCAGTTGTCTTGACGAAGTACTTCATTTCCAACAAGCCATCAGATAAAACAAAAGGAGCAGCTTCAACAGAGCCTGCAGCTCCAGTGATTGGACTGACCAATATTTGCACTGCTGAAATTGAATCCATGggtagaggaagagggagagggaagaaGCTAACCACTGTCAGGAGCCACGAAGACAAAGGTAGCAGTGGTGAAGAAGTTGTGCCTGCAAAAAAGAGGAGGGGAAGGCCCCAAAAGCACTTCGCCAATAAGATCGATCAAGCAGATGTTGAAAATTTTGTAGAAAAGGTCGATGGCGACCAAGAAGAAGTTGATGATGCCAAGCTGAAGAACAGCGCTGCAGCCGGTGGTAACAAGAGGGGCAGGCCGTTGAAAGAGGGCTCTAATATTGTCATAGAAGATAGTAACTTTATTGTTCGATCAAGCAGTGGTGAATCAACAAGGACCAATGGATTCAGGCAGATTGGGAGCCGGCGGAAAAACAAGCCCCGGCGAGCAGCAGAGGCAGGACTAGAATGCAAGTGAATCATCCCTGTGGTTTTCAGTACAAGGTAGCATCCAATTTTTTTGCTATATTGTCATGTCTAGTAGCTCCCAGTGCTGAAAAACAAAACTCATGTCTAGTAGCTCCCAGTGCTGAAAAACAAAATGTAAACTAGCATGTTCAGATTGCATGCCTCAGTTTTTTTTCCTTGACCCGAAGTGTATGAACTAATGGTACACCTACTTGTTCAGCTGCTCTAGGCCTGATTCTATTTGAGCTGCTTGTAGCAGAGATTTTACCTTTCAGTTTACAAAAACTGGTGATACCAGAAGGTGTTCCTGTAATTTTGATTAGTCTGGTCTTCTCATTTGCTCTTACTGCAATTATTTGTAGTTTATTAAGTTCTGGAAATGAAAAAGAACACAAGTGCTGTCTTGAGGATCTGTTATCTGCTGTTCTTAGGTCGCTGAACTAATATCTATTGTATATAGTTTGCTAGATAAATCTGGTTATTTGATCAGGGAATAGCTTGTTTGGATAAGAATTTACATTTACCATATCTGAGTACATTTAGGTCAACTTGGATTATACTCAGGTTTGATCATTTCTATCCATGTATGTGACAAATAacctttaggccccgtttggatcTTGGAATTAAATTTATtaatcataatttagacatatattaattaaactaatatggttgtatattgattatatttatatattattgttggctatacgagaaagatacttatgtgttgcatttctaccGTAAGGGAGTAagttgaagagcgtgttataagttgcaaagtagaaacatagaATGATGCTCTATAGAATTAATTTTCATCTTTCACCCTATAAATTTGAGATAGCCTTATATATGAACTTTGAAAAGTTATGGAATATCAAATTTCAAGCTAAATAGCCAAATTTATTAAGTATATTTTAATTCCTTCATATGAAAGGATCTAAATGCCCCTTATAGATTTGTACTACATGAATGAAAATGTCAGTTCATTTTGATGACTTATTTCAGGCTTCGTAAAACTGGAAGGCATCAATATTTAATGGAATTTGATCTTTCGTTTTTTTAGAAACTGTTTGGCAGgactaaaaaataaataaaaatactgttccggctgattgttgagGAAGAAAATAATGTTTTGTCTaaaaaaacactgttcacgtAAACAGTGAACCTGTGAGTGCGCTGGCAAGCCCAGCCTCAGCCGGCCGGCCAGCCGAACGCACCCAAATTTGATCTTTCGTTATTTGAATTAAAACACAAGAACAAAATATATCGTGATCCTGAcacccgagtggaaatggaatGGCATGGCACTGCCACAGGACTCGATGCCTATGGGTTTAGCGATCACCTGTCAAAATTTATTAAGTCAGtcagcagtatttttctctcaaaatAAATCAGTATCGATCAAACTTATGACCCTATAAACCAACCAGGTCATAGGTTCACAGCATCCACCATCTCCTATGTTCGAACCCGACACGGGACAAGGTCGGCAGAGAGCTTTTTGGCAAAAGCTGCGGCACGATGCGACCGGCGACCCACACCCACCCCCCCGATGGTGGCCTGCCGTTGCGGCCCGCGCTGCTGGCACATGGGATCTCGCCCGACGGACGCGCTCGGTCAGGCTCGAGACGAGCTCCCAGCGTGTGTGTTAGCAGTAGAGGGGAAGAAAAGAATGGTAGCAGGGAGGAGAAGCAAGACGAACAACACGAACCTGGCCGGGTAGGTTTCGTAGTTCACGAACCACCCTGTAGGGTTATTCTAAATGTTATACACTGAACAGTCGGTCACTTGTTGTTTAACTATTATTTGGATTACATGACCATTTAAACAGGCAAAACAGCCATTTAAACAGGGTAAACGATCGATTAAATGAAAATAGTGTACTAAATGATGTGTAAATAGGTTAACAGTGCCGCCACGCCATCACCCAATCATCCTTGACAATCGACCCAAGTTTTAGGGTCTCAGTTCTCAAATAGTCAGATCTTTATTGCACCTTTGTTGGAACACCATGCAGTTTCTACATGAACAGAGGTATGAGGTATCAAAGGGCACTCTCAACCAAGAAACTACGTGATTTCTATGTTCATTAATTAAGGTGCCACCTAAACAAAAAAAGTGACGTGACACTACAATTAAAGAAGAGATATGAGGAAATGGTTCTTTTTAGATAAAAAAACAATGTCTATATGAGAACCAAGACATGAAGATATGTGATAGGGACATGATGGAAAGAGAAGacatgtgattggataaaaactATAATATAGAAACTATCCATTAGGAACGTAGTTTATatgtaaataaattaataaacatAAAAACTACATGTGTTTTTAGCATTGAGACTGCCCTAACGAGTAACAAAGTACTGTCTCGTCCAGAAACACAGTTAATTTGAGATAAGAGTACTTTGTATTCCACTTGGActgagagcatctccaagagtttccaaaactcactcccaatcttgattttttgacaagataaaaaaaacacactctccaacaactccctatCTCAACTCCCAAACTTTTTGCACTTGGGAAAACTGATCCATTTGCGCGCGCATCAATCCGCTAATCCGATGGTGGAATTGCATGGGAAAGAATAAAAGTATGGATAGGGTTTCCAATGCAAAACTACGAGGGAAAAAAAACTATAAAAATGGTTGGGGTTATTTAGGAAAAATCCAGGATTATTAATGCAAAGTTACCCTCTATCTTTGAGGAGTATGCTCCTAACTTTTTTAGCCACTTGGGAAACTCTTTGATTTACCAACTGATTTTTTTAGAAACTATTGAAGATGCTCGGGGTTAATTACGCAGCTTAGTAAATTGATAATTAATTGATTTGTTGAATTTGGATGTACTGTTTTTTTTAGGAAGTTGGATGTACTAGTCTGTTACGGACTCGCTGCTATGCATCTGAATTTCTTAACGTGATCCCTTTGTGAGGCCCATGTAGACAGACCAGCCGTTTCAGCAGCAGCGAAGCAGCCCACGCGCCAACCAGGCCCGGAACCCGCACCAACGCCGCCGCGGCCGGGCTCCCCACTCCtacggcgccgccgccgacgcgatTGGCGATTCCATTTCGACCCCGAGGCCTCCATCCGTCCGCCCCTGAACCCTCAACCTTCTCCGCCCCCGCCTCGGCACACGGCGGCCGCCGGCACGCACCGCGCAGTCTCGAGACAGGTAACCCACTCCCCTCTCCGCTCAACACCTCTTCCAACGCGGCGGACAGCCTCACCCCCACACCCACCTAGACCAAGCGCACGCTGCCACTAGATCCCGATCTCGTCCTGCCAAGCGCTGAGGGTTTGGCTCGCCGGATCCCGAGTCACGTGCGGCTTTGATTTGCTGCACCTGTCGTGCAGGAACCGGAGTAGCGAGCGATGGAGGAGGACTCGCCGCTGACGAAGACGGTGAAGGGTGCGGCGACGGGGCTCGCCGCGGGGACTATCTGGGGCACCGTCGTCGCCACCTGGTACGACGTGCCCCGTGTGGAGCGCCACGTCGCGCTCCCGGGCCTCATCCGGACGCTCAAGATGTGCGGCACCTACGGGGCCACCTTCGCCACCATCGGAGGCCTCTACATCGGCGTCGAGCAGCTCGTGCAGACCCAGCGCAAGAAGCGCGACTTCGTCAACGGGGCCGTCGGCGCGTTCGTCGCCGGAGCCTCCGTCTGCGGCTACAGAGGTTAGAAACTTGCAGTTTTTAACAAATGCACCTGGGAAGCCTTGGCTTTAGTTTCTGGTCACTTCTGATGCCTTAAACTTCTTACTTATTGTTGATACTGGTATGCAGACATGTAGAGGTTAACTGGGAATTAGGATTGTTACTTACTGTCATATATTTTACATATTGTGATGGTATACATCAGCTAGGTTATGGTTGATTGTTGGGTCTGATTAGTGAAGCTTAAGCTCAAATCAGAAAGAAGGAATAGTACTGCGATTTTGGGATCAAATTGATGCGTGGTTTAGTTGTATCTTTTTCTGAGTCACTGGAAATGTTGTTTATTCATGTCACTGAATAGGCATAACTCTTGTagcaattaaaaaaaaaaactcttgtaCCATTATGCATTGCTTTGGCAATAGTCCCATGAACATAACATCCATAGGTAATAATTGAGGTTAGCTGGCACATTGTGTCTGTAGATCTATGTGCTATATGCCTACACGGTGTTAATGGTTACTTACAATCTTATGCACTTCCAGAGCATCCGATTTTCTTTTGTAAGTTGCAAAGAGAAATATGTGATTTGAAAATGATTACCTTGATTGAATAATACTGTTTGGGTGTCTGGAGCattttgggccttgtttagattgagaaaaatttcaacccgatgaatagtagcactttcgtcttatttggtaaatattgtccaatcgtggaccaactaagttcaaaagattcatctcgtgatttccaactaaactgtgcaattagtttttttttttacctacatttaatgctccatgcaagtggctaaaaattgatgtgatggagagagagtgaaaaaacttggaattttggggtaatctaaacaaggccttggattGGTTCATCCTAAATTTGGATGGTGGCATAGTTTGTGCTCCTATATCTATTGACTTCTGGTGACTACACAGTAAGAGTTATTGTGTGGACAGATACGGGTCAAACAGTTGTTTCACTGTTTCATATAATATTTGCTCTATTGTCACAATTTGTGTTCTCTACTTTAGAAATGATCGCACTGAACATTATGCCAGAAGTACTGTCATTTGGGCTCAACAAGTTCTTCAAGCAATGCAACCTATGGTTCAAACTATGCATAACAGCCCATTAAATTTGTAGAACATCCTGGTATTATGAGATAGGAGTATTACCCCAGATATCTATCATACAATAAAAATATATCATGCTCATTTACTTAGAAACTGATTTTGTATGATATTTATTCACTCCAATTTGTTCTCAATGGAAACTTACTTAAATGCCTCTATTGGTGGAGATATGATCTTGGTGTATAAAGCACTGTGCGTGGTGATAAATTAGCGTAACACCATAGTGTTGCTTGTAACATCAGTTAGGTTTAGTTAGAACTAAGGGCTAATAAGCAATGGTGTGGGTGAGCATCTGCACAACATTTCATGCATCAAATAAGCAATTTTGCTTTGAACATACTCCCTCTGCTCATTAAAACATGGTGTTTAGGACAAGATGTTGGTCAAACCTTAAAACTACAAACATAAGTAACTTCCAAATTATTTAGTTTGGAAACAtaagcctaccccaacttgcttgggactgaaaggctatgttgttgttgttggaaaCAAGTAAGATATATGTGTAGATTTATATCAGAAAATATTTGCGAAATCTCATAAATTTTGATGGGTTTTAAGAATACATCTAGAAGATATTAACAGTCAAAGATACGCATCAAAGATCATACAGAGTAAAATGTGTAAAGTATTTTTGACCGGAGGGAGTATATGTTTCATAGTAACAGTATTGTCATGCTTATGCTTTGATTAGCTCCCTGTTTGTTTTATTGACTGCCAATTGTGCAAACTATTACTAATACACGTATCTATTTCGTCAGAAATTAGCAATGCAGTTGCGCTGTCCCATGGATTAGTATAACTCTGATCAACTGGATGACTGATCCTTAAACACGAGTTTGCATTCCAATGATTGATGGATAGTTTAGATAAATGTAGTGCAACTTATATAACTGGTTAATAATAATTTTCATGTGAACTTTGTTGTTCATTAAGATGGAATGCAAGAAACTGTCAGTTGTGAACAGCTTTTAGTCTGGACTGATATATGTGCTTGTATCTAGTATATTGGCTGTCAACTCTGATTTCTGCCTTAATCTTGGCAGGAAAGAGTATTCAGTCAGCCCTCATCGGAGGCTCCTGCCTGGCCTTCACATCTGCTGTGCTGGACATTGGTGGCAATACAACCAGAGTGGACAACGGCAAAGAGTACTATGCCTACACAACTGAGAAGAAGCCTGCAAATTGATTTTAAGTCTGTGTTTGTAGCAAACGATCTTGCAAGCCATCAACTCAGTGAATTTGAAGCTGATGTGCAGTTTTATGTCAGTTTTGCTGATGCAGTTAGTTCCTAAGCAAATCCATGGCAACTTGTTTATCGCTGATGCTTGAGAGGGACGGGAATGACACTCAGACTAAATCTTTGATTTGCTTTCTTGTGATCGTCGATCACAATAAACGCAGTGGCGCGATATACCGTGTAATTGTCTATTTACCCCTGGTAGAACATGAAATGCTGAAGTTCCTTTTTTGTGATATATAAAGCATAACATTTAGCATCTAATTGTGCATCGAAACATGTAATTTATAGGAAAGTTCTATAAACACCAGTGCTGTAAATAGCGGGTCAAGACACTTAGCAAAGTCTAAGGAAATATCTAAGCAAGCTGTAGTGGCCGCTATAGCGACGCTAAGACATTTAgcgttttctaaaaaaaaacatgCATATTATCGCTTTGGCAtttaggcctcgttcggcttacTCTATATTTGGCttgttcagttttttttttcggccagaacagtgtttttctctcacaataattcagctagaacagtgtttttcagctagtttTAGCTAAAATTCTGCCAGCCTACTGACTTGCATCTGTCTCTGTTCTCAGCTATCACATTCCCCCTTTGTGCCAATACCGCAACCGTTTGGCAATGTAGTTGGTGCACATAGGCAAAGgggacggccacgaccgcgaccTCCGCAGTCACCGCACGTAGCTATGACACGTAGCTGCCTCTAGAAATCACTCTCATCCTCTCATAGGCGTCGTTCCGGCCATTGTTGCCTCGATACACATCATCACCATGTCGCCGTAAAATGTTCTGAACTCAGAACGTGGTCTTGGAGAATACAGACAGGAGAATTGGAGATGTTAGGTTTTGTGAGCATGC is from Miscanthus floridulus cultivar M001 chromosome 7, ASM1932011v1, whole genome shotgun sequence and encodes:
- the LOC136466066 gene encoding uncharacterized protein: MGRGRGRGKKLTTVRSHEDKGSSGEEVVPAKKRRGRPQKHFANKIDQADVENFVEKVDGDQEEVDDAKLKNSAAAGGNKRGRPLKEGSNIVIEDSNFIVRSSSGESTRTNGFRQIGSRRKNKPRRAAEAGLECK
- the LOC136464274 gene encoding outer envelope pore protein 16-3, chloroplastic/mitochondrial-like, which encodes MEEDSPLTKTVKGAATGLAAGTIWGTVVATWYDVPRVERHVALPGLIRTLKMCGTYGATFATIGGLYIGVEQLVQTQRKKRDFVNGAVGAFVAGASVCGYRGKSIQSALIGGSCLAFTSAVLDIGGNTTRVDNGKEYYAYTTEKKPAN